In Treponema vincentii, a single window of DNA contains:
- a CDS encoding TetR/AcrR family transcriptional regulator → MPRDKTANHIKIIAAAKAEFMEMGFDKSSMRSIAERCGMTAAGIYRHCVDKADLFDQIVAPAVDRINAWLDAHVARYVDAVHHEERIQWRDSEIDMMREIIYPNMEEYHLLLAKSRGSKYEHFLHDLTEGQQAQLLQYMPMLKAQGYAVRDITPKELHLLLSAYTTALFEPVIHNYSVEEALRCLTTVEAFFVPGWKQLLGF, encoded by the coding sequence ATGCCGAGAGACAAAACCGCCAATCATATAAAAATTATAGCCGCAGCAAAAGCCGAATTTATGGAGATGGGCTTTGATAAGTCTTCCATGCGGAGCATTGCTGAACGCTGCGGTATGACGGCTGCGGGAATATATCGGCATTGTGTAGACAAAGCAGATCTCTTTGATCAAATTGTCGCTCCTGCGGTGGATCGCATAAACGCTTGGTTGGATGCGCACGTTGCGCGGTATGTGGATGCAGTTCATCACGAAGAACGTATACAGTGGCGGGATTCTGAAATCGACATGATGCGTGAGATTATCTATCCGAATATGGAAGAATATCATCTATTGCTGGCAAAATCGCGGGGGAGTAAGTACGAGCATTTTCTCCACGATCTTACAGAGGGGCAGCAAGCGCAACTTTTACAATATATGCCGATGCTGAAAGCGCAAGGCTACGCGGTGAGGGACATTACGCCAAAGGAGCTGCATCTCCTGCTTTCAGCATATACGACCGCTCTCTTTGAACCGGTTATCCATAATTACAGCGTGGAAGAAGCGCTCCGCTGCTTAACAACGGTAGAGGCATTCTTTGTTCCGGGCTGGAAGCAGTTGTTAGGGTTCTGA
- a CDS encoding ABC transporter ATP-binding protein, with translation MKEKEKSPSPIAWALGQTGEHKGQYVLSVILAVIGVAFSIAPYFVVAGIVHGLMGGNKDLSYYMIRCLIIAAFWFCRVLFHALSTSTSHRATFAVLAELRKRCTEKLTRMPLGAVLEQSSGVLKNTLIERIDSIETTLAHIVPEFTANLLIPVIILIYIFTIDWRMGLASLATIPVGFFCYGLMMKGSPQFYQRTVTATKALNDTAVEYIGGIQVIKVFGNTKSSYDRFVHDAYEAAHSYIDWMRSCILTFTFATVIMPATMVSVLPIGGLLVKGGYLSPQNLVTIIILSVGIITPLITLMSYSDDFRTMGTIFGEVQSILYAPEMERPLDGAVPMENTLKLQDIHFSYKEKEVLHGISMEIPEGSFIALVGPSGSGKSTIARLIASLWDVSSGKILLGDTDIREIPQEAYSDKIAFVSQDNYLFNMTVRENIRIGRADATDAEVEEAARQSGCHEFILELEHGYDTVVGTSGGHLSGGERQRISIARAMLKAAPIIILDEATAYTDPENEAVIQRSISKLTEGKTLIVIAHRLSTITAADCIYVIKDGAVADSGTHDELLSHHGLYETMWNAHIEVKDHA, from the coding sequence ATGAAGGAAAAGGAAAAAAGTCCTTCGCCTATCGCGTGGGCGTTGGGACAAACAGGGGAACACAAAGGACAATATGTTTTGAGTGTTATCCTCGCAGTTATCGGTGTGGCCTTTTCCATCGCACCGTATTTTGTTGTTGCCGGCATCGTACATGGTTTGATGGGCGGAAACAAAGACCTTTCATATTATATGATACGTTGTCTGATTATCGCAGCGTTTTGGTTTTGCCGTGTACTGTTTCATGCGCTTAGCACATCGACAAGTCATAGAGCAACGTTTGCAGTGCTTGCTGAACTCCGAAAACGCTGCACGGAAAAACTGACAAGAATGCCGCTGGGGGCGGTGCTGGAGCAAAGTTCCGGAGTGCTCAAGAATACGCTCATCGAACGTATCGACAGCATTGAAACAACACTGGCGCATATTGTTCCGGAGTTCACCGCAAATTTACTGATCCCCGTCATCATTTTGATCTATATTTTTACTATCGATTGGCGTATGGGGCTGGCTTCGCTTGCAACGATACCGGTGGGCTTTTTCTGTTACGGTCTTATGATGAAGGGCAGTCCTCAATTTTATCAACGCACGGTTACAGCCACAAAGGCGCTCAATGATACGGCGGTTGAATATATCGGCGGTATTCAAGTTATCAAGGTTTTCGGAAATACAAAAAGTTCCTACGACCGCTTCGTGCATGATGCGTATGAAGCCGCTCACAGCTATATCGATTGGATGCGCTCTTGTATTCTCACCTTTACATTCGCCACGGTAATCATGCCCGCTACAATGGTTTCCGTGCTCCCCATCGGCGGTCTTTTGGTAAAGGGAGGATATCTTTCTCCGCAGAATCTGGTAACAATCATTATTTTGTCTGTCGGCATCATCACACCGCTTATAACCTTGATGAGTTATTCGGACGATTTTCGAACCATGGGAACCATCTTCGGTGAGGTTCAAAGTATTCTGTATGCGCCGGAAATGGAGCGCCCGTTAGATGGAGCAGTTCCAATGGAAAACACGTTGAAGCTGCAGGATATTCATTTTTCGTATAAGGAAAAGGAAGTGCTTCATGGCATTTCTATGGAAATCCCGGAGGGCAGCTTTATTGCGCTGGTCGGTCCTTCTGGCAGCGGAAAGAGTACCATTGCTCGTCTTATCGCGTCGCTCTGGGATGTGAGCAGCGGAAAAATTTTGCTGGGGGATACGGACATTCGTGAAATTCCGCAAGAAGCCTATTCGGATAAGATTGCCTTTGTCTCGCAGGATAATTATCTATTCAATATGACGGTCAGGGAAAATATCCGCATTGGACGGGCGGATGCAACTGATGCGGAAGTGGAGGAAGCGGCAAGACAAAGCGGTTGCCATGAATTCATTTTGGAGCTGGAGCACGGTTACGATACCGTGGTAGGCACTTCCGGCGGGCATCTTTCCGGCGGCGAGCGGCAGCGTATTTCCATTGCAAGAGCAATGCTGAAAGCGGCGCCTATTATCATTTTGGATGAGGCAACCGCCTACACCGATCCTGAAAACGAGGCGGTTATTCAGCGCTCTATCTCTAAGCTGACGGAGGGGAAGACGCTCATCGTGATTGCGCACCGGCTCTCGACGATTACCGCTGCCGATTGTATCTATGTCATTAAAGACGGCGCCGTTGCAGACAGCGGAACCCATGATGAGCTTCTTTCTCATCACGGGTTATATGAAACGATGTGGAATGCACATATTGAGGTGAAAGATCATGCTTAA
- a CDS encoding ABC transporter ATP-binding protein codes for MLKVIRKFFAFCGEENRRKFITSIRLNVIQALFEALKIPAIAVMIRALMNGTVDTKDILLSLGIMLISIAGSGLLKSKAVMLQTEGGYDTCAKKRVEIAEHLRYLPMGYFNANSLGQITSITTNIMESLENIATRVVMLVCDGLLTTSLIVIMLFFFDWRIACVLLCGFSLFLFANSRLRIASEKVSGKKIRADERLVEKVLEYLQGMTEVKAYRLTGVKSKELNEAISKNSKINTDMEMTLVPRIALQSFIAKLTGVAMVAFSCVFYCAGSMDALNAVVMVISAFIIYTSLETAGQYSSLLRVVDMSVDRAQEILNTPQMDISGENITPAVRDITAQDIAFSYEKRKIIDGISLHIPEKTTTAIVSPSGGGKTTLVNLLARFWDVDGGTVMLGGRNVKDYDMDSLMANFSFVFQAVYLFHDTIANNIRFGQPDASMEDIISAAKKACCHEFISSLPQGYDTVVGEGGASLSGGEKQRISIARALMKNAPVIFLDEATANVDPENENELMHAIQALTAEKTVIMIAHRLKTVERADQIIVVDHGKIVQHGTHTQLMEQDGIYRNFIGERREAASWKVHK; via the coding sequence ATGCTTAAAGTTATTAGAAAGTTTTTTGCGTTCTGCGGTGAAGAAAACCGCCGGAAATTCATCACTTCCATTCGGCTCAATGTTATTCAGGCTCTATTTGAGGCGCTAAAGATTCCGGCGATTGCGGTGATGATTCGGGCGCTGATGAATGGAACGGTAGACACAAAGGATATCCTGCTCTCGTTAGGGATTATGCTGATCAGCATTGCCGGATCGGGATTGCTAAAATCAAAGGCCGTTATGTTGCAGACCGAAGGAGGCTATGACACTTGTGCGAAAAAACGGGTGGAGATTGCGGAGCATCTGCGGTATCTGCCGATGGGATACTTTAACGCCAACAGCCTCGGGCAGATTACGTCTATCACAACTAATATAATGGAAAGTCTTGAAAATATTGCGACTCGTGTGGTAATGCTTGTCTGCGACGGCTTGCTTACAACCTCGCTTATTGTCATCATGTTGTTTTTCTTCGATTGGAGAATCGCCTGTGTGCTGCTCTGCGGTTTTTCGCTGTTTCTTTTTGCAAACAGCCGTCTCCGGATTGCTTCCGAAAAGGTGTCGGGAAAAAAGATACGCGCAGATGAAAGGCTCGTAGAAAAAGTTCTGGAATACCTGCAAGGGATGACCGAGGTTAAGGCTTACCGGTTGACGGGAGTTAAGAGCAAGGAATTAAATGAGGCAATCTCGAAAAACAGTAAGATCAATACCGATATGGAAATGACACTGGTGCCCCGCATAGCATTGCAGAGTTTTATCGCCAAGCTTACCGGTGTGGCAATGGTAGCTTTTTCATGCGTATTTTATTGTGCCGGAAGCATGGATGCGCTGAATGCTGTTGTCATGGTAATCTCCGCATTTATCATCTATACCAGTCTGGAAACGGCAGGACAATACTCGTCACTGCTGCGCGTGGTTGATATGAGTGTTGACCGGGCGCAGGAAATTCTGAACACGCCGCAGATGGATATATCCGGAGAAAATATTACACCGGCAGTGCGTGATATTACTGCGCAGGATATCGCATTTTCTTATGAGAAGCGAAAAATCATCGACGGGATTTCATTGCATATTCCTGAAAAAACCACGACGGCGATTGTCAGTCCTTCCGGCGGAGGCAAAACCACCTTGGTAAATCTGCTTGCACGGTTCTGGGATGTAGACGGGGGTACCGTTATGCTGGGCGGCCGGAATGTGAAGGATTACGATATGGATTCTTTGATGGCGAATTTCAGTTTTGTGTTCCAAGCGGTCTATTTGTTCCACGACACCATCGCCAACAATATCCGCTTTGGGCAGCCCGACGCTTCTATGGAAGACATCATCTCCGCAGCGAAAAAAGCATGCTGCCACGAGTTTATCTCAAGCCTTCCCCAAGGATACGATACGGTTGTCGGCGAAGGCGGTGCAAGTCTTTCCGGCGGTGAAAAGCAGCGTATCTCCATTGCCCGCGCTCTGATGAAAAACGCACCGGTCATCTTTTTGGATGAGGCAACCGCCAATGTCGATCCCGAAAATGAAAACGAACTGATGCACGCCATTCAAGCGCTGACCGCCGAAAAGACCGTCATCATGATTGCCCATCGGCTGAAAACCGTAGAGAGAGCCGATCAGATCATCGTCGTAGACCACGGCAAGATTGTACAGCACGGCACTCATACCCAACTGATGGAGCAGGACGGCATATACCGAAACTTTATCGGCGAACGTCGCGAAGCTGCAAGCTGGAAGGTGCATAAATAA
- a CDS encoding Txe/YoeB family addiction module toxin, producing the protein MQDKKILKKINQLLADIERNGNDGIDHPEPLKGNLSGYWSRAIDEKHRLVYKIEDGLIKIIQCKNHYNDK; encoded by the coding sequence ATGCAAGATAAAAAAATTCTCAAAAAAATAAATCAATTACTTGCTGATATTGAACGAAATGGCAATGATGGCATAGATCATCCTGAACCCTTAAAAGGAAATCTGAGTGGTTATTGGTCCCGAGCAATAGATGAGAAACATCGTCTCGTTTATAAAATTGAAGATGGACTGATTAAAATTATTCAGTGTAAAAATCATTATAATGATAAATAA
- a CDS encoding ATP-binding protein, with protein MSFPRKLPIGVQSFKVLRNDRYLYVDKTKYITQLVTSSRVYFLSRPRRFGKSLFLSTLAAYFLGQKELFKGLYLEQAEEEQAVLESRTAWQEYPVFYLDFNTGNYNCMKALQENLNIFLSRLEDIYGKEAIEETPPKRFEGLLKRAYEKTGKQVVILVDEYDKPLLQTMRVNEALNEQYRNELKAFYSVLKTCDEYIRFAFLTGVTKFSKISIFSDLNNLKDISLHETYAGICGITQKELEDNFEPEIQALAERQELDYPQAIAALKRWYDGYLFHPAGEGMYNPFSLLNAFDYKEIKSFWFSTGTPTFLVNFLKEAHYFIPDLDGNVELDESGLQTYRAVAQDALPILFQAGYLTIKDYISDLRLYRLGFPNDEVRYGFLENLLPAYSDIPFGQTGVWVGRFVQDIRKGKVDAFMERMQSLIAGISYDNFSSKELKLREQNYQTAVYLIFALMGQFVRTEVHCSAGRADCVVITVDTVYIFEFKLSGNGNAENALAQIQKQNYAAKYKTDGKKIVLIGTSFSEETRTIQDWKTEVL; from the coding sequence ATGAGCTTTCCAAGAAAATTGCCGATCGGCGTACAAAGTTTTAAGGTATTACGGAATGACCGTTATCTCTATGTAGATAAGACGAAGTATATCACTCAATTAGTAACAAGCAGTCGTGTTTATTTCCTCAGCCGTCCGCGGCGGTTTGGCAAGAGTTTGTTCCTTTCGACTTTGGCGGCGTACTTTCTCGGACAAAAAGAGCTGTTCAAAGGCTTGTACCTTGAACAAGCTGAGGAAGAGCAAGCAGTATTGGAAAGCAGAACCGCATGGCAGGAATATCCGGTATTCTATCTTGATTTTAATACCGGTAACTATAATTGTATGAAAGCTTTACAAGAAAATCTCAATATCTTTTTATCGCGGCTTGAAGATATCTATGGGAAAGAAGCTATTGAAGAGACTCCTCCAAAACGATTCGAAGGACTTTTAAAGCGTGCGTATGAAAAAACCGGCAAGCAGGTAGTTATCCTCGTAGACGAATATGATAAACCGCTCCTACAAACGATGAGGGTAAATGAAGCCTTGAATGAACAATACCGAAACGAACTCAAAGCTTTTTACTCGGTTCTTAAAACCTGCGATGAATATATCCGCTTTGCCTTTTTAACCGGTGTTACTAAATTCAGCAAGATTAGTATTTTCAGTGACTTGAACAATCTGAAAGATATCAGCTTACATGAAACCTATGCCGGTATCTGCGGTATCACGCAAAAAGAGCTTGAAGATAATTTTGAACCTGAAATTCAAGCACTTGCCGAAAGACAAGAACTTGATTATCCGCAGGCAATCGCAGCCTTAAAGCGATGGTATGACGGCTATCTGTTTCATCCTGCAGGGGAAGGAATGTACAATCCCTTTAGCCTTCTCAATGCTTTTGATTATAAAGAGATCAAAAGCTTTTGGTTTAGCACGGGAACCCCGACATTTTTAGTGAATTTTCTCAAAGAAGCACACTACTTTATTCCCGACTTGGATGGAAATGTTGAGTTGGATGAATCGGGATTACAGACCTATCGGGCGGTAGCACAAGATGCATTGCCTATTCTCTTTCAGGCCGGCTATTTGACGATTAAAGACTACATAAGCGATCTGAGGCTCTACCGGCTCGGCTTTCCGAATGATGAAGTACGATATGGCTTTTTGGAAAATCTGCTGCCAGCATACTCTGATATCCCCTTTGGTCAAACAGGCGTATGGGTAGGACGCTTTGTACAGGATATCCGCAAGGGAAAGGTCGATGCTTTTATGGAACGGATGCAGTCGCTTATCGCCGGTATCTCGTATGACAACTTTAGCAGTAAAGAGCTGAAATTGCGGGAGCAAAACTACCAGACAGCAGTGTACCTCATCTTTGCGCTGATGGGGCAGTTTGTACGGACGGAGGTACATTGTTCGGCGGGCAGAGCAGATTGCGTGGTTATTACTGTCGATACTGTTTACATCTTCGAGTTTAAGCTGAGCGGTAACGGCAATGCGGAAAATGCACTTGCACAAATACAAAAGCAAAACTATGCTGCAAAGTATAAGACGGATGGGAAAAAGATTGTACTGATTGGGACGAGCTTTAGTGAAGAGACGAGAACGATTCAGGATTGGAAAACCGAGGTGCTTTAA
- a CDS encoding AbrB/MazE/SpoVT family DNA-binding domain-containing protein, whose protein sequence is MKTPKGKYAWAATVGEKGQIVIPKQAREVFNIKPGDTLLLLGDEKRGIAIPPKGAFAHLMETAFEEKEDE, encoded by the coding sequence GTGAAAACACCAAAAGGTAAATATGCTTGGGCAGCTACAGTCGGAGAAAAAGGTCAAATAGTAATACCGAAACAGGCACGGGAAGTATTCAATATCAAACCTGGCGACACACTTTTGCTTCTTGGCGATGAAAAACGAGGTATTGCCATACCGCCAAAGGGCGCATTCGCACACTTGATGGAAACAGCTTTTGAGGAGAAAGAGGATGAATGA
- a CDS encoding ABC transporter ATP-binding protein yields MNDMEYILEVNSLTKMYPAFELKPISFHIKAGEVMGFIGRNGAGKTTTLKSILNLVHPDAGSVRILGMNYLDNEAHIKQQIGYAVGGINYYKRKKLKDIVAITRIFYDNWDNEAYHHYLAAFKLDENKKIIELSEGMKVKFYLTLALSHHAKLFILDEPTSGLDPVSRDEMNEIFRKLAEKGAAILFSTHITSDLEKCADTITYIKNGELLLSAEKEDFIQYYTKEIGGAPTLEDIMVHIEREEVNL; encoded by the coding sequence ATGAATGATATGGAATATATTTTAGAAGTCAATAGTCTTACAAAAATGTATCCGGCTTTTGAACTAAAACCGATTAGCTTCCATATTAAAGCCGGTGAAGTTATGGGCTTCATAGGCAGAAACGGTGCAGGCAAAACAACAACACTTAAATCTATTCTCAATCTCGTACACCCTGATGCGGGCAGTGTTCGTATTCTTGGAATGAACTATCTGGATAATGAGGCTCACATTAAGCAGCAAATCGGTTATGCAGTAGGCGGAATCAATTATTATAAAAGGAAAAAGTTAAAGGATATTGTCGCCATTACTCGCATTTTCTATGACAATTGGGATAATGAGGCGTATCATCATTACCTTGCTGCATTTAAACTTGACGAAAATAAGAAGATCATAGAACTTTCTGAGGGTATGAAGGTAAAATTTTACCTTACCTTAGCCCTTTCTCACCATGCAAAGCTTTTCATTTTGGATGAGCCGACAAGTGGACTTGATCCTGTGTCCAGAGATGAAATGAATGAAATTTTCCGAAAGCTTGCTGAAAAAGGTGCCGCTATTTTATTTTCTACTCATATTACCAGTGATTTAGAGAAATGTGCGGATACAATCACCTACATCAAAAATGGCGAATTGCTTTTATCGGCAGAAAAAGAAGATTTTATCCAGTATTATACAAAAGAAATCGGCGGGGCACCAACACTCGAAGATATTATGGTGCATATCGAAAGAGAGGAGGTGAATCTGTGA
- a CDS encoding ABC-2 transporter permease, translating into MKNLFYKEMKLSANPLSYWFIIFSDVAMLPRYPILVGSFFICLGIFHTYQQIREYDDITYTVMLPVKKQDVVTAKYLFVLFIECTAFILCTLLTIIRMKVLGHAAPYVTNQLMNANAAYLGYVLIVFAAFNGIFLAGFFKTAYRIGKPFILFCVVGFIIIIIGETLHHIPHLESLNNPSSVSVPQVAILVIGIAVFMLCTWVSYQKAVKDFEAIDL; encoded by the coding sequence ATGAAAAACCTTTTTTATAAGGAAATGAAGCTATCGGCAAATCCTTTGAGCTATTGGTTTATTATCTTTTCGGATGTGGCAATGCTGCCAAGATATCCTATTCTGGTCGGTTCCTTTTTTATCTGTCTTGGCATTTTCCATACTTACCAGCAGATTCGGGAATACGATGATATTACCTACACGGTCATGCTGCCGGTTAAGAAACAAGACGTAGTTACAGCGAAATATCTCTTTGTTTTATTCATCGAATGTACGGCTTTTATTCTATGCACATTGCTGACGATTATTAGGATGAAGGTGTTAGGGCATGCCGCGCCTTATGTTACCAATCAATTGATGAATGCAAATGCCGCTTATCTTGGCTATGTACTGATTGTATTTGCAGCATTTAACGGCATTTTTCTGGCGGGCTTTTTTAAGACAGCTTACCGGATTGGAAAGCCTTTTATACTATTCTGTGTAGTCGGTTTTATTATCATAATCATCGGGGAGACATTACATCATATTCCTCATTTAGAAAGCTTGAATAATCCTTCAAGTGTGAGCGTACCGCAAGTTGCTATATTGGTAATTGGTATCGCTGTGTTTATGTTATGTACTTGGGTTTCATATCAAAAAGCTGTGAAGGATTTTGAAGCAATTGATTTGTAA
- a CDS encoding carboxylesterase family protein produces MKTVQTEIGRVYADIVGKTEEGRTVYSILGVPYAQGKRFEYAKILNKKDYTPETVINRTETVCFPQRKYPLFLNILMKHHMLRPEFQPLKDTQTENAFVVNIWAPDNFTKKKPVLVFLHGGGEGSGTVPIYTMAHIAEQGIVAVTITYRIGNFGYMPVFGKGEVRGSLSYLDQQAALTWIHNNINSFGGDNTNITLMGHCGGAVAALYHYLNPLSNNLFHKLMLCAGNVPILSEYDFAKNEYEKMLSKNHLNGLEDLKKLSAKKLMKLKGGQNDIIDGKFFTEHPMNLLERGSVPCMPVLIGSNKDEFSMIELPMYYKALGITKNKEHLKEFLLKKYGEFADSLESELKPEANGIVDLQIQIMELLVFHSSALFLMEKIGEKSPVYGYRMNYIPNLYNGLRGSYHGAELAFFFGTIDNMNIHITDENKAAVIAIQKDWIQFIKFGKIEGRPLFNETGKITEYDKDIKTIPFPHTNLIHHIQKSGIADKLRKEYIQNRR; encoded by the coding sequence ATGAAAACAGTACAGACAGAAATCGGCAGAGTATATGCGGATATAGTCGGAAAAACGGAAGAAGGCAGGACAGTGTATTCTATATTGGGCGTCCCCTATGCACAAGGAAAAAGATTTGAATATGCAAAAATTCTTAATAAAAAAGACTATACACCGGAAACAGTAATTAACCGAACGGAGACGGTATGCTTTCCGCAGAGAAAATATCCGCTGTTTTTAAATATTTTAATGAAACATCATATGCTGCGTCCGGAATTTCAACCGTTAAAAGATACCCAAACGGAAAATGCATTTGTAGTAAACATATGGGCGCCTGACAATTTTACGAAAAAGAAACCGGTGCTTGTATTTCTACACGGCGGAGGAGAAGGATCGGGAACGGTTCCGATATACACAATGGCGCATATTGCCGAGCAAGGTATTGTAGCGGTTACAATTACTTATCGAATAGGAAACTTCGGCTATATGCCTGTTTTTGGAAAAGGAGAAGTAAGAGGGTCGCTTTCCTACCTTGATCAGCAAGCAGCTTTAACTTGGATTCATAATAATATCAACTCATTCGGCGGAGATAATACAAACATTACACTTATGGGGCATTGCGGAGGCGCAGTCGCAGCCCTGTATCATTATTTAAATCCGCTGAGTAATAATCTGTTTCATAAACTCATGCTTTGTGCGGGAAATGTCCCGATACTGTCTGAATATGATTTCGCAAAAAATGAATATGAAAAAATGCTGTCAAAAAATCATTTAAACGGACTTGAAGACCTGAAAAAATTGTCGGCTAAAAAATTGATGAAACTAAAAGGAGGTCAAAATGATATCATTGACGGCAAGTTTTTTACAGAGCACCCGATGAATCTGTTGGAACGAGGATCAGTCCCTTGTATGCCGGTACTGATAGGGTCAAATAAAGATGAATTTTCCATGATTGAATTACCGATGTACTACAAAGCCCTTGGAATTACAAAGAACAAAGAACATTTAAAAGAATTTCTGTTGAAAAAATACGGAGAATTTGCAGATTCTCTTGAATCCGAACTAAAACCGGAAGCGAACGGAATCGTAGACTTACAAATTCAAATCATGGAGTTGCTTGTATTTCACTCAAGTGCACTGTTCCTCATGGAAAAAATCGGAGAAAAATCTCCCGTATACGGATATAGAATGAATTATATCCCTAATCTATATAATGGACTTCGCGGCTCATATCATGGGGCGGAGCTTGCATTTTTCTTCGGCACCATAGATAACATGAATATACACATTACCGATGAAAATAAGGCTGCCGTTATTGCAATTCAAAAGGACTGGATACAGTTTATTAAGTTCGGCAAGATAGAAGGGCGTCCGCTTTTTAATGAAACCGGAAAAATTACAGAATATGATAAAGATATCAAAACCATACCGTTTCCGCATACAAATCTTATTCACCATATTCAAAAGAGCGGTATTGCCGATAAGCTCAGAAAAGAATATATACAGAACCGTAGATAA
- a CDS encoding DUF1722 domain-containing protein has product MWGYFKKQATQDEKAEFMYCLEQYRSGQAEQEILLGAVRKLFAAYPNNYLQQSHLLFGEQDETVAPRYD; this is encoded by the coding sequence ATCTGGGGATATTTTAAGAAGCAGGCTACTCAAGATGAAAAGGCGGAGTTTATGTATTGTTTGGAGCAATATCGCAGCGGTCAGGCGGAACAGGAAATTTTGTTGGGCGCTGTTCGCAAGCTCTTTGCAGCCTACCCTAACAACTATTTGCAGCAATCGCATCTATTATTCGGAGAACAAGATGAGACTGTGGCACCAAGATATGATTAG
- a CDS encoding TIGR02328 family protein: MISKLPRQQLLGQHRECCALRGNGWGRQHATVNYVFRYSPYLLYCYHRLIMAEMNRRGYRVSPEWLDKDYRGRRCPSYNNLAVIEVLNPIYTEHDDCYYRECLKNLETKGIHLD; encoded by the coding sequence ATGATTAGCAAACTTCCGCGTCAACAGCTGTTAGGACAACATAGGGAGTGTTGTGCCTTGCGCGGAAACGGCTGGGGCAGGCAGCATGCAACTGTCAATTATGTTTTTCGTTATTCACCCTATCTGCTTTATTGTTATCACCGACTCATTATGGCAGAGATGAATCGGCGAGGCTACAGGGTCAGTCCGGAGTGGTTGGACAAAGACTATCGCGGCAGGAGATGTCCGTCATATAACAATTTAGCGGTCATCGAAGTACTCAACCCCATATATACTGAACATGATGATTGCTATTATCGTGAGTGTCTCAAGAATTTGGAAACCAAGGGAATTCATTTGGATTAA
- a CDS encoding GrpB family protein: MWRGKLARHIIVVAYDPRWVEQYNSEALKIKGILQDNCVTIHHIGSTAVKGLYAKPIIDIMPVVHSLEEVDGVSTEFEKIGYEYMGEFGIKGRRYLRKGGNDRTHHIHIFREDNTADISRHLAVRDYLRTHKDVCEKYSALKRTLAQKYPYDIDSYCDGKDSFVRQMEKNAVIWKEQAT; the protein is encoded by the coding sequence TTGTGGAGGGGTAAACTGGCACGGCATATTATTGTAGTTGCATATGACCCGAGATGGGTCGAGCAATATAATTCAGAAGCATTAAAAATAAAAGGGATCTTGCAAGATAACTGCGTTACAATTCATCATATAGGCAGTACAGCTGTGAAAGGACTTTATGCAAAACCAATCATTGATATTATGCCTGTTGTGCATAGCCTTGAAGAAGTAGATGGGGTCAGCACTGAATTTGAAAAAATCGGCTATGAATATATGGGCGAGTTCGGAATCAAAGGACGACGCTATTTGCGCAAAGGCGGCAACGACAGGACGCATCATATTCATATTTTTCGCGAAGACAATACTGCTGATATAAGCCGCCATTTGGCAGTCAGAGACTATCTCAGAACGCACAAAGATGTTTGTGAAAAGTATTCTGCCTTAAAACGCACGCTTGCCCAAAAATATCCCTACGATATAGACAGCTACTGCGACGGAAAAGATTCTTTTGTTCGACAGATGGAAAAGAATGCTGTAATATGGAAAGAACAGGCAACATAA